A window from Catalinimonas alkaloidigena encodes these proteins:
- the hpt gene encoding hypoxanthine phosphoribosyltransferase has translation MESSVTIHDKSFRLFLSEDELQQSIARLGQQLTDDYRDRNPIFVVVLNGAFIFAADLLKCVETPCEVTFVKVASYQATQSTGEVEEILGLEEDLHNRHVVIVEDIVDTGLTMSALLDSVREMRPASVEVATLLLKPKALKRPLSIRYVGNEIENRFVVGFGLDYDGLGRNLRHLYQLSTQ, from the coding sequence GTGGAATCGTCCGTAACCATTCACGACAAATCTTTTCGGCTGTTTCTGTCAGAAGACGAACTGCAACAAAGCATTGCCCGGCTGGGGCAGCAACTCACCGACGATTACCGCGATCGCAATCCCATCTTCGTCGTGGTGCTGAACGGAGCCTTTATCTTTGCGGCGGATCTGCTGAAGTGCGTGGAAACGCCCTGCGAAGTAACTTTTGTAAAAGTGGCTTCGTACCAAGCGACACAAAGCACAGGCGAGGTAGAAGAAATTCTGGGTCTGGAAGAAGACCTGCACAACCGACACGTCGTGATTGTCGAAGATATTGTCGATACGGGGCTGACCATGAGTGCCCTCCTCGATTCGGTTCGCGAAATGCGCCCGGCGTCGGTAGAAGTGGCAACACTCCTGCTAAAGCCCAAGGCCCTGAAGCGGCCGCTGTCCATTCGTTACGTGGGCAACGAAATCGAGAATCGTTTTGTAGTAGGGTTCGGCCTCGACTACGACGGACTGGGCCGAAACCTGCGCCATTTGTATCAATTATCAACTCAATAA
- a CDS encoding adenylate kinase: MLNIVLFGPPGAGKGTQSQNIIDTYGLVHLSTGDLLRSQIAAGTELGLRAKTLMDQGILVPDEVVIGMIESKLAENKDAKGFIFDGFPRTVAQAQALDELLSRYDTEIGCMVALSVHDEELTKRLLLRGQTSGRSDDQDESLIRKRIQEYNDKTLPVADYYRQQGKYCAIDGIGGIDEIFQNIRDVLDRK, translated from the coding sequence ATGCTTAATATCGTACTGTTTGGCCCTCCCGGGGCGGGCAAAGGAACGCAAAGCCAGAACATCATCGATACATACGGGTTGGTTCACCTCTCCACGGGCGATCTGCTGCGCTCGCAGATTGCGGCGGGTACGGAACTGGGGCTGCGCGCCAAAACCCTGATGGACCAGGGCATTCTGGTGCCCGACGAAGTCGTGATCGGCATGATCGAAAGCAAACTGGCCGAGAACAAAGACGCGAAGGGCTTTATTTTCGATGGTTTTCCGCGCACGGTGGCGCAGGCCCAGGCGCTGGACGAACTCCTGAGCCGGTACGATACGGAAATCGGGTGCATGGTGGCGTTGAGCGTCCACGACGAAGAACTGACCAAGCGGCTGTTGCTGCGGGGCCAAACGTCCGGCCGCTCCGACGACCAGGACGAGTCCCTCATCCGCAAGCGCATCCAGGAATACAACGACAAGACGCTGCCGGTGGCCGATTATTACCGCCAACAGGGTAAGTATTGTGCCATCGATGGCATCGGCGGCATCGACGAGATCTTCCAGAACATCCGCGACGTGCTGGACCGCAAATAG
- a CDS encoding M3 family metallopeptidase, whose product MNNILATPFETPFGVAPFSSIKVDDFLPALKAAIEEGKAQVQMVADANTPPTFANTVEALERSGERVGIISSILFNLNAAETNPELQKVARDASPLLSEYGNDILLNEKLFQRIAQVWNDRAQYDLTPEAATLLEKTYKQFVRNGANLDEAGKQRLREIDKRMAELSLLFGEHVLNATNAYEMVITDEAELAGLPEDAREMAADTAREKGKEGCWIFTLQFPSYLPFMTYADHRGRREELFRAYASRSFGGENDNQEVIKELVALRQERAQLLGYASHADFVLEERMAESPQKVYDFLEEMLQYAKPVALREVQDLEAYARAHGGPERLERWDHAYWAEKLKKEKFEIDDEILKPYFQLENVIEGAFQVAGKLYGLTFRQVDNIPVYHPDVRTFVVEEKGTGRHIGVFYGDFFPRPGKRNGAWMTSYRDQKKEKGQEQRPHISIVCNFTKPTATKPSLLTFNEVTTLFHEFGHALHGLLADGMYASLTGTSVYWDFVELPSQVMENWVYEKEALDLFARHYQTGEPIPAELVERIKASANFMSGYQTVRQISFAKLDLAYHRQQADSIQEVSGFEAIALAETELYPKVEGTNTSCSFSHIFQGGYSAGYYSYKWAEVLDADAFEFFQEKGIFNQETADLFRRHVLSAGGSEHPMLLYKRFRGQEPSPRALLRRAGLLPNEETPLPQQ is encoded by the coding sequence ATGAACAATATATTAGCAACGCCTTTTGAGACACCTTTTGGCGTAGCCCCTTTTTCCAGCATCAAAGTAGACGATTTTCTGCCCGCGCTGAAGGCCGCCATTGAAGAAGGAAAAGCACAGGTACAGATGGTTGCTGATGCCAACACGCCCCCGACCTTCGCGAACACCGTTGAAGCCCTCGAACGCAGCGGCGAACGCGTAGGCATTATTTCCAGCATTCTTTTCAACCTGAACGCCGCAGAAACCAACCCCGAGTTGCAGAAAGTGGCGCGCGATGCCTCCCCACTCTTGTCCGAGTATGGCAACGACATTCTGTTGAACGAAAAGCTGTTCCAACGCATCGCTCAGGTGTGGAACGACCGCGCTCAGTACGACCTGACGCCCGAAGCCGCCACGTTGCTGGAAAAAACCTACAAGCAATTTGTGCGCAACGGTGCCAACCTCGACGAAGCCGGCAAACAACGCCTCCGGGAAATCGACAAGCGGATGGCCGAATTGTCGCTGCTGTTCGGCGAGCACGTGTTGAACGCCACCAACGCGTACGAAATGGTCATTACCGACGAGGCCGAATTAGCCGGACTGCCGGAAGATGCCCGCGAGATGGCAGCCGACACCGCCCGTGAAAAGGGGAAAGAAGGCTGTTGGATCTTTACGTTGCAGTTTCCCAGTTACTTGCCGTTTATGACCTACGCCGATCATCGGGGACGCCGGGAGGAACTGTTCCGCGCCTATGCCTCGCGTTCGTTCGGTGGTGAAAACGACAACCAGGAAGTTATCAAAGAACTGGTGGCGTTGCGCCAGGAACGCGCCCAACTGCTGGGCTACGCGTCTCACGCGGATTTTGTCCTGGAAGAACGCATGGCGGAATCGCCCCAGAAGGTCTACGATTTTCTGGAGGAAATGCTTCAGTATGCCAAGCCCGTCGCCCTGCGCGAGGTACAAGACCTGGAAGCGTATGCCCGCGCACACGGCGGCCCCGAACGCCTCGAACGGTGGGACCACGCCTACTGGGCCGAAAAGCTAAAAAAAGAAAAGTTCGAGATCGACGACGAGATTCTGAAGCCTTACTTTCAGCTGGAAAACGTGATTGAAGGCGCGTTTCAGGTCGCCGGGAAACTCTACGGCCTTACGTTCCGTCAGGTCGACAACATTCCCGTGTACCATCCCGATGTCCGCACGTTTGTGGTCGAAGAGAAGGGCACCGGACGCCACATCGGCGTCTTTTACGGCGATTTCTTCCCGCGCCCCGGCAAGCGTAACGGGGCCTGGATGACGTCGTATCGCGATCAGAAAAAGGAGAAAGGCCAGGAACAACGTCCCCACATTTCGATCGTGTGCAACTTCACAAAGCCTACGGCGACCAAGCCTTCGCTTCTGACGTTCAACGAGGTTACGACCCTTTTCCACGAGTTCGGTCACGCGCTGCACGGGCTTCTGGCCGACGGCATGTACGCCAGCCTGACAGGCACGTCCGTCTACTGGGACTTTGTGGAGCTGCCTTCGCAGGTGATGGAAAACTGGGTGTACGAGAAAGAAGCCCTCGACCTTTTCGCCCGCCATTACCAGACCGGCGAACCCATTCCGGCCGAGTTGGTGGAACGCATCAAGGCCAGTGCCAATTTCATGAGCGGTTACCAGACCGTTCGCCAAATCAGCTTTGCCAAGCTCGACCTGGCCTATCACCGCCAGCAAGCCGATTCTATTCAAGAGGTCAGCGGGTTTGAAGCTATAGCCCTGGCTGAAACGGAACTCTATCCGAAAGTAGAAGGGACCAACACCAGCTGTTCGTTCAGCCACATTTTCCAGGGCGGCTATTCGGCGGGGTATTATAGCTACAAGTGGGCCGAAGTACTCGACGCCGAT